A section of the Kluyveromyces lactis strain NRRL Y-1140 chromosome F complete sequence genome encodes:
- a CDS encoding uncharacterized protein (similar to uniprot|Q12182 Saccharomyces cerevisiae YOR342C Hypothetical ORF) encodes MSHHNNYALAHTLNQMKPQQLSNNVFFGPLNTLSQYDFLSKNDIKFFISVGIPVERAMEYARNIQLDQFMICCLDKEFDRTRFSDDTMSNILEFNNKHSVDLKTLIQHVSLSEECAAQPLQSHLYRSVSEYTTNIYTADGVHKFECFNDLITLFKLAKMGNILVFSSNGNDENLVILLISHMLKQNPSINVVDAFSYVKNLRPTVNNMKEDNIYWCSGLVAYHERVKSKELTWRPGSTNGSSTEITNFATKRREQFEEDEAEDGDISFGNKPYSDAANDAMESIASTPFSESDCSYSSDFQTPEPDNSSAYNARQYATPRLKRMALNK; translated from the coding sequence ATGTCTCACCATAATAATTATGCATTGGCTCATACGTTGAACCAGATGAAACCCCAACAGTTGAGTAACAATGTGTTCTTCGGACCCTTGAACACTTTATCACAGTATGACTTCTTGAGTAAGAATGATATCAAGTTTTTCATCAGTGTTGGTATTCCTGTTGAACGTGCAATGGAGTATGCCAGGAACATACAGTTGGACCAATTTATGATATGCTGTCTCGATAAAGAATTTGACCGTACCAGATTCAGTGATGATACCATGAGTAACATCCTGGAATTCAATAATAAGCATTCTGTGGACTTGAAAACGCTTATACAACACGTTTCTCTATCAGAAGAATGCGCTGCCCAACCTCTACAATCGCATTTGTACAGGTCTGTTTCGGAGTACACCACCAATATTTATACTGCTGATGGTGTGCACAAGTTTGAAtgtttcaatgatttgattacCTTGTTCAAGCTTGCAAAGATGGGGAACATTCTTGTCTTCTCTTCGAATGGGAATGATGAGAATTTGGTGATTCTTTTGATCAGTCATATGCTCAAACAGAACCCATCTATCAATGTTGTGGATGCTTTTAGTTACGTTAAAAACTTGAGACCTACCGTTAACAATATGAAAGAGGATAACATTTACTGGTGTAGCGGTCTCGTGGCTTACCATGAGCGTGTTAAATCCAAAGAACTGACGTGGAGGCCGGGGTCAACCAACGGCTCTTCGACTGAAATAACAAACTTTGCGACAAAAAGACGCGAGCAGTTTGAGGAGGATGAGGCAGAAGATGGAGATATATCTTTCGGAAATAAACCATATTCAGATGCTGCTAATGATGCAATGGAATCTATAGCATCAACTCCATTTTCTGAGAGCGACTGCAGTTATTCTTCTGATTTCCAAACTCCTGAGCCTGATAACAGTTCTGCATACAACGCAAGGCAATACGCAACTCCACGACTAAAAAGAATGGCGTTAAATAAATAA
- a CDS encoding uncharacterized protein (no similarity) — MIIKWEVGIDKEPADPGLIVSSTPFVSDNVINITNPRFSKSDIKELKWLHTVHRSDIAQDNYPDLPLADHTSNGFVNNPGLLKENEFYPLDPMNCWTHDPESDPKLAYCSIILHEEDDPMLYKIVKHGMNHIQKLYQYETQRGPSSLARNSLIDSTHASDLVINWNQELNNEEFFDLGDLTIIACGEIAHIKGQSHMKDIENVEVYVCKLNLKYNEEHFIRLLQVEDILFSGLQWEFFAHDLRLGPYSSLDITKRFKRRATPYSLDYNLLWLDREIFVDLLQFRSLIIGKNGVDRFSESQEKSDDTLRLLGSMTECETRSDLDPVPSGKDEDFYMSDTEISRIFGLDVSTKSSLSVDDSCYSRRVSRTETQQTTPEKTYLHNDGMTNTCNNTR, encoded by the coding sequence ATGATAATCAAATGGGAGGTCGGCATCGATAAAGAGCCGGCAGACCCTGGATTAATAGTATCATCAACTCCATTTGTATCTGATAATGTGATCAATATAACTAATCCCCGATTTAGCAAATCAGATataaaagaattgaaatggTTACACACCGTTCATCGATCAGATATAGCACAGGATAATTATCCGGATTTACCCTTAGCCGATCACACATCTAACGGATTTGTGAATAACCCCGGTTTGCTCAAGGAAAACGAGTTTTATCCATTGGATCCCATGAATTGCTGGACTCATGATCCTGAATCTGATCCAAAATTAGCATATTGCTCCATCATCTTGcatgaagaagatgatccGATGTTGTATAAGATAGTAAAACACGGTATGAACCACATACAAAAATTGTATCAGTATGAGACACAGCGAGGACCATCATCACTGGCTCGCAACTCACTGATTGATAGTACACATGCCAGTGATCTAGTGATCAACTGGAATCAGGAGttgaataatgaagaattttttgatttggGTGATTTGACAATAATTGCATGTGGTGAAATTGCTCACATAAAAGGTCAGTCCCATATgaaagatattgaaaatgtggAAGTATACGTTTGTAAGCTAAACCTAAAGTACAACGAGGAGCATTTCATTAGGCTCTTGCAAGTAGAGGATATCTTGTTTAGCGGGTTACAATGGGAGTTTTTTGCACATGACTTGCGGCTTGGTCCATATTCCAGCTTAGATATTACGAAAAGATTTAAGCGTAGAGCAACTCCATATTCTTTAGATTACAATTTACTGTGGTTAGATAGAGAGATATTTGTCGATCTTCTACAATTCAGGAGTCTAATAATTGGTAAGAATGGAGTTGACCGTTTCTCAGAAAGCCAAGAGAAGTCAGACGATACGTTGAGACTCTTGGGTTCAATGACAGAATGCGAAACTCGATCAGATCTGGACCCTGTGCCATCAGGGAAGGATGAAGATTTTTACATGTCAGATACTGAGATATCAAGAATCTTTGGTCTCGACGTCTCTACAAAGTCATCTCTATCTGTGGACGATTCATGTTACAGCAGAAGAGTCTCACGAACAGAAACTCAGCAAACAACGCCAGAGAAGACATATCTACATAATGACGGTATGACAAACACATGTAACAATACTAGGtaa
- the TYE7 gene encoding Tye7p (uniprot|Q92242 Kluyveromyces lactis SCK1 Multicopy supressor of caseine kinase 1 mutation and weakly similar to uniprot|P33122 Saccharomyces cerevisiae YOR344C TYE7 may be involved in glycolytic gene expression TYE7 a 33 kDa serine-rich protein is a potential member of the basic region/helix-loop-helix/leucine-zipper protein family) — MASIQQQQQQEGYKNTNMFATQGSNIENWFVAPPTADVWLDKAGKEVDTHTWTSDSSSVYSLSPSDQYRAMFDSDLLLNNQDTLDSSTAFTIGNNVSEENSPLMNATNPDNGFDFEKNQFTQLPLAAESTDLPTLDSVEIDNDLQVKIEDGEEVKKPKKRATQKPQNKKRGSRKRLTADQRVTHNMIEKRYRININTKIGKLQKIIPWVACEDTAFVVDNKVLSAGEDSLPLKKVKLNKSMILEKAVDYILYLQNNERLFELEVQRLRKEINELKANTSNQ, encoded by the coding sequence ATGGCTTCtattcaacaacaacagcagcaagAAGGTTACAAGAACACCAACATGTTCGCTACTCAAGGTTCTAATATTGAGAATTGGTTTGTCGCTCCACCTACAGCGGATGTTTGGTTGGACAAGGCTGGTAAAGAGGTAGACACCCATACCTGGACCTCTGATTCTTCCTCCGTTTATTCATTATCACCATCGGATCAATACAGGGCTATGTTTGATTCCGATCTTTTGTTAAACAATCAAGATACTTTGGATTCATCTACTGCCTTTACCATTGGCAATAACGTTTCTGAGGAAAACTCTCCCTTAATGAACGCTACTAATCCTGACAACGGATTtgatttcgaaaagaatcaatttACACAGCTGCCTTTAGCTGCTGAGAGTACAGACCTACCAACCCTGGATTCAGTTGAAATAGATAATGATTTGCAAGTGAAGATCGAAGATGGAGAAGAGGttaagaaaccaaagaagcGTGCAACTCAGAAACCTCAAAATAAGAAGAGAGGCTCCAGAAAGAGATTGACGGCAGATCAAAGAGTAACTCACAACATGATCGAGAAGAGATACAGAATAAATATTAATACCAAGATCGGAAAATTACAAAAGATTATCCCATGGGTGGCTTGCGAAGATACTGCGTTCGTTGTCGATAATAAAGTCTTGAGTGCTGGAGAAGATTCTTTGCCTCTAAAGAAAGTAAAACTGAACAAGAGTATGATTCTCGAAAAGGCTGTCGATTACATTCTATACCTACAAAACAACGAAAGACTATTCGAGCTAGAGGTCCAAAGAttaagaaaagaaatcaatgaaCTTAAAGCCAATACCTCAAACCAATGA
- the REV1 gene encoding deoxycytidyl transferase (similar to uniprot|P12689 Saccharomyces cerevisiae YOR346W REV1 Deoxycytidyl transferase forms a complex with the subunits of DNA polymerase zeta Rev3p and Rev7p involved in repair of abasic sites in damaged DNA): MNNKEEEQDVTASFNRNEPDIASSSSVGYSGYGEYFHNKELQQLESDVQFRQKYQKEHRVSNPTLFQGCTIYVNGRTNPTRFQLHKLIILHGGTFKHYLSGKTAVTHILATELNASKKSSFANFKVVSPEWVTESIARGKLLPWQDFRIVQVSRLQGKITDFATVRNCMDPNFINAFFKSSRLHHLSNWKFQLRDNFVKEFILSYNDTIPDQKYVYFHIDFDCFFAQVSAKIDGKYDIHATPIAISHGINNSDISSCNYVARSFGVYNGMWVSSALKLCPDLKILDYEFDEYEAISNLFYSALKDIGIFKMVLPISIDEAIGCMLITPDITSELLTQKCMQVRNAVYNVTQGYSVSVGCGPSVLLARLALRKGKPNGFHISWFDTVTECHAFIDHFKLKDLPGIGYSTDLKIKEQFGNVQNISDLRDLLERPSNVSKLIKVIGSKNTKKLQIYLDGKDDDESISMVKDPHTYFQKKSLSVEINYAIRFKTIDDVDIFLERLALHLWEKLRDSNLMTRQITLKLMKRAQGAPVDPPKFMGMGKCDALSKVSNLGTNTQKFGTIASECKTLFRILSVPPEEVRGIGIQFHRLTDSNQKVGQKSEQREITTDLFRKRDHPDDDITNEPSKVAEPHTPVNPTYTSPVKNYWDRHLKRSITPFQYDFPDQLDPEFMSNLPKDVQEEITSHHKVVKKANRSLRTKLYDDPRKQIKQTQDLHFIHDGRLVPQLSFQGLSSAKQISETLIDWVDATVEDGPHEKDLELFTSYLDKLAEQGRCHIILHLIKTIKNRVDDHYNANHEGLEQWEYFLIRRLIPILNKAKPDVKFNLVFDL, translated from the coding sequence ATGAACAATAAAGAGGAGGAGCAAGACGTAACTGCAAGTTTCAACAGAAATGAACCAGATATAGCATCCTCCTCGAGTGTTGGATATTCAGGGTATGGAGAATATTTTCATAATAAGGAACTTCAACAGTTGGAAAGTGATGTTCAATTCAGacagaaatatcaaaaagaacatCGAGTTTCAAATCCTACACTTTTTCAAGGGTGTACTATCTATGTGAATGGACGTACGAATCCAACTCGATTTCAACTCCATAAACTAATTATTTTACATGGTGGGACTTTCAAGCATTACCTTAGTGGGAAGACTGCAGTCACCCATATACTTGCAACAGAGTTAAATGcatccaagaaatcatctttTGCCAATTTCAAGGTTGTCAGCCCCGAATGGGTTACTGAGTCTATTGCTCGAGGGAAGCTTTTACCATGGCAAGACTTTAGAATTGTCCAAGTTTCCAGATTACAGGGAAAGATTACAGATTTCGCAACAGTACGGAACTGTATGGATCCGAACTTCATTAATgcttttttcaaatcctCAAGACTACACCATTTATCGAACTGGAAATTCCAGTTAAGAGATAACTTCgtgaaagaattcattTTGTCATATAACGACACAATTCCTGATCAAAAATATGTGTATTTCCACATTGACTTTGATTGCTTCTTTGCCCAAGTGTCTGCTAAAATCGATGGTAAATACGATATACATGCCACACCTATCGCTATTTCTCATGGTATCAACAATTCTGATATATCCAGCTGCAATTATGTGGCTCGTTCTTTTGGTGTTTATAACGGTATGTGGGTATCATCTGCTTTGAAACTATGCCCGGACTTGAAAATATTAGATtatgaatttgatgaatatgaagcaatttcaaatttattCTACAGCGCTCTAAAAGATATTGGAATCTTCAAAATGGTATTGCCAATTTCTATAGATGAAGCAATAGGTTGCATGTTGATTACCCCCGATATTACCTCTGAATTGTTAACTCAAAAATGCATGCAAGTGAGAAATGCCGTCTATAATGTTACTCAAGGATACTCTGTCAGTGTTGGGTGCGGGCCATCCGTATTGCTAGCTCGTTTAGCCCTAAGGAAAGGGAAACCAAACGGGTTCCATATTTCTTGGTTTGATACTGTTACTGAATGCCATGCATTCATAGATCACTTTAAGTTAAAAGATCTTCCTGGTATTGGTTATAGCACAGATctgaaaataaaagaacaatttggAAATGTTCAAAACATCTCTGACTTAAGAGATCTTTTAGAAAGGCCAAGCAACGTTTCTAAACTAATAAAAGTGATTGGTTCCAAAAATACCAAGAAACTTCAGATTTACCTTGATGGTAAAGATGACGACGAATCCATAAGTATGGTAAAGGATCCTCATACGtactttcaaaagaaatccCTCTCAGTAGAAATAAATTATGCCATAAGGTTTAAGACCATAGACgatgttgatattttccTTGAACGGCTCGCACTCCATTTATGGGAAAAACTTAGGGATTCAAATTTAATGACAAGACAAATaactttgaaattaatgaagAGAGCTCAAGGCGCACCTGTAGATCCACCAAAATTCATGGGTATGGGTAAATGTGACGCTCTTAGTAAAGTCAGTAACTTAGGAACTAATACACAAAAATTTGGTACAATTGCTTCGGAATGTAAAACTTTATTTAGAATCTTAAGTGTTCCTCCAGAGGAAGTTAGAGGAATTGGTATTCAATTTCACAGGTTAACTGATTCGAACCAAAAAGTGGGGCAAAAGTCGGAACAAAGGGAAATTACGACTGATTTATTTAGAAAACGAGACCATCCGGATGATGACATCACTAACGAACCCTCCAAAGTAGCCGAGCCACATACTCCAGTTAACCCAACATATACTTCTCCCGTAAAAAACTATTGGGATCGCCATCTAAAGCGAAGTATCACCCCATTTCAATATGACTTTCCTGACCAACTCGATCCTGAATTTATGTCCAATTTACCCAAAGATgttcaagaagagattaCATCTCATCATAAGGTTGTTAAAAAAGCCAATCGTTCTTTGAGAACAAAATTGTACGATGATCCCAGAAAGCAAATTAAGCAGACGCAAGATTTACACTTCATACACGATGGGAGGCTTGTTCCGCAGCTTTCGTTCCAGGGATTAAGTTCTGCGAAACAGATTTCTGAAACTCTTATCGACTGGGTGGACGCCACAGTGGAGGATGGCCCCCATGAAAAAGATCTTGAGTTATTCACTAGCTATCTTGATAAGTTAGCGGAGCAAGGCAGATGTCATATTATACTACATTTGATTAAAACCATAAAAAATAGGGTTGATGATCACTACAACGCGAATCATGAAGGTTTAGAGCAATGGGAATACTTCTTGATTCGTCGACTAATTCCTATATTAAATAAAGCAAAACCTGATGTGAAGTTCAACTTAGTGTTTGATTTATAA
- the PYK2 gene encoding pyruvate kinase PYK2 (uniprot|Q875M9 Kluyveromyces lactis KLLA0F23397g PYK1 Pyruvate kinase), producing the protein MESRLGWLTDLSTETGTNLRRTSIICTIGPKTNNPETLVELRKAGMNIVRMNFSHGSYEYHQSVIDNARKSEELYQGRPLAIALDTKGPEIRTGTTTNDVDYPIPPNHEMIFTTDDKYAKACDDKTMYVDYKNITKVIEAGRIIYVDDGVLSFEVLEVIDDNTLKVKSLNAGKICSHKGVNLPGTDVDLPALSEKDKSDLKFGVKNGVHMVFASFIRTAQDVLTIREVLGEQGKDIKIIVKIENQQGVNNFDDILKVTDGVMVARGDLGIEIPAPQVFAVQKKLIAKCNLAGKPVICATQMLESMTYNPRPTRAEVSDVGNAVLDGADCVMLSGETAKGNYPINAVKTMAETALIAEQAIPYIPTYDDLRNLTPKPTSTTETIAAASVSAVFEQKARALIVLSTTGDTPRLVAKYKPNVPIVMVTRNPRAARFSHLYRGVFPFVYDESSDSEWTVDVEKRINFGVKKAKEFGILVDGDTIVTIQGFAAGVGNSNTLRVLTV; encoded by the coding sequence ATGGAATCTAGATTAGGCTGGTTGACCGATTTGAGTACCGAAACTGGTACCAACTTGAGAAGAACCTCAATTATTTGTACCATTGGTCCAAAGACCAACAACCCAGAAACTTTGGTTGAATTGAGAAAGGCTGGTATGAACATTGTTCGTATGAACTTCTCCCACGGTTCTTACGAATACCATCAATCTGTCATTGACAACGCCAGAAAATCTGAAGAACTATACCAAGGTAGACCTCTGGCTATTGCATTGGACACTAAGGGTCCTGAAATCAGAACTGGTACCACCACTAACGATGTGGATTACCCAATTCCTCCAAACCACGAAATGATCTTCACTACTGATGACAAGTACGCTAAGGCTTGTGACGACAAAACCATGTACGTTGATTACAAGAACATCACCAAGGTCATTGAAGCTGGTAGAATTATCTACGTCGATGATGGTGTTTTGTCATTCGAAGTTTTGGAAGTTATTGATGACAACACCTTGAAGGTTAAGTCTTTGAACGCCGGTAAGATTTGTTCTCACAAGGGTGTCAACTTGCCAGGTACCGATGTCGATTTGCCAGCTTTGTCCGAAAAGGACAAGTCTGACTTGAAATTCGGTGTCAAGAACGGTGTCCACATGGTCTTCGCCTCTTTCATCAGAACCGCTCAAGATGTTTTGACTATCAGAGAAGTTTTGGGTGAGCAAGGTAAGGATATCAAGATCATTGTTAAGATTGAAAACCAACAAGGTGTCAACAACTTTGACGATATCTTGAAGGTCACTGACGGTGTTATGGTTGCTAGAGGTGATTTGGGTATTGAAATTCCAGCTCCTCAAGTGTTTGCTGTgcaaaagaagttgattgCTAAGTGTAACTTGGCTGGTAAGCCAGTTATCTGTGCTACCCAAATGTTGGAATCCATGACCTACAACCCAAGACCAACCAGAGCTGAAGTCTCTGATGTTGGTAACGCCGTTCTTGATGGTGCTGACTGTGTTATGTTGTCTGGTGAAACTGCCAAGGGTAACTACCCAATCAATGCCGTTAAGACCATGGCTGAAACTGCTTTGATTGCTGAACAAGCCATCCCATACATCCCAACTTACGATGACTTAAGAAACTTGACTCCAAAGCCAACCTCAACCACTGAAACTATCGCTGCTGCTTCTGTTTCTGCTgtatttgaacaaaaggcCAGAGCTTTGATTGTCCTATCCACCACCGGTGACACTCCAAGATTGGTTGCCAAGTACAAGCCAAATGTCCCAATTGTTATGGTTACTAGAAACCCAAGAGCTGCTAGATTCTCTCATCTATATAGAGGTGTCTTCCCATTCGTATACGATGAATCCTCTGACTCCGAATGGACTGTCgatgttgaaaagagaatcaACTTCGGTGTCAAGAAGGCCAAGGAATTCGGAATTTTGGTTGACGGTGACACCATTGTCACCATTCAAGGTTTCGCCGCTGGTGTCGGTAACTCCAACACTCTACGTGTCTTGACCGTTTAA